One genomic segment of Nocardia spumae includes these proteins:
- a CDS encoding saccharopine dehydrogenase family protein — translation MAKIVLFGATGYTGRLTAEALLAGGAAPVLAARNAGALATLAADLGGAETAVADVGDPDSVRRLLGGGDVLVTTVGPFLRYGGPALAAALGAGAHYVDSTGEGPFIRDVFDRDAEARAAGVALLPAFGFDYVPGNLAAAKALRAAPDAAGADIGYFIAGPGTSGGTRASMAGMLFERGFALRNGDVVPQRSGTRVRTFDVRGRVRTGVSIPGSEHLILHRSHPNLRAADVFLGLPPGAARGLQLTSLITDLTARVTPVRRLAEAALGSVVKGSTGGPGATDRARTRTWAVAEVRDGAGRVLASETLAGGDPYDFTAAILAWGARTALSGGLRDTGALGPVEAFGLDAVSAAAADAGLR, via the coding sequence ATGGCGAAGATCGTGTTGTTCGGGGCGACCGGATACACCGGCCGGCTCACCGCCGAGGCCCTGCTCGCCGGTGGTGCCGCACCGGTGCTGGCCGCGCGCAACGCCGGCGCGCTGGCGACACTGGCCGCCGATCTGGGTGGCGCCGAGACCGCGGTCGCCGATGTCGGCGATCCGGATTCGGTGCGCAGGCTGCTCGGTGGCGGTGATGTGCTGGTGACGACGGTGGGACCGTTCCTGCGATACGGCGGTCCGGCGCTGGCCGCCGCGCTCGGAGCGGGCGCGCACTACGTCGACTCGACCGGCGAGGGGCCGTTCATTCGCGATGTCTTCGATCGTGACGCCGAGGCCCGCGCGGCGGGCGTGGCGCTGCTGCCGGCCTTCGGATTCGATTACGTGCCGGGCAATCTGGCCGCCGCCAAGGCCTTGCGGGCGGCGCCGGACGCCGCCGGAGCGGATATCGGTTACTTCATCGCCGGCCCGGGCACCAGCGGCGGCACCCGGGCATCCATGGCGGGCATGCTGTTCGAACGCGGTTTCGCGCTGCGGAACGGAGACGTCGTGCCGCAGCGTTCCGGTACGCGGGTCCGGACTTTCGATGTGCGCGGCCGGGTGCGCACCGGGGTGTCGATTCCGGGTTCGGAACACCTGATCCTGCATCGATCCCACCCGAATCTGCGTGCTGCCGATGTCTTCCTGGGTCTGCCGCCGGGAGCCGCGCGCGGGCTGCAGCTCACCTCACTCATCACCGATCTCACCGCACGGGTGACGCCGGTGCGGCGGCTGGCCGAGGCGGCACTGGGCAGCGTCGTCAAGGGATCGACGGGCGGTCCCGGCGCGACCGACCGGGCGCGCACCCGCACCTGGGCGGTCGCCGAGGTGCGCGACGGCGCCGGGCGCGTGCTGGCCTCGGAAACCCTCGCCGGAGGCGATCCCTACGACTTCACCGCCGCGATCCTCGCCTGGGGTGCGCGGACCGCGCTGTCGGGAGGTCTGCGCGACACCGGCGCACTCGGTCCCGTCGAAGCCTTCGGTCTGGACGCGGTGTCCGCGGCCGCGGCCGACGCCGGGTTGCGGTAG
- a CDS encoding MarR family winged helix-turn-helix transcriptional regulator: protein MAERSTGAANPSREREGLERTIARDIRALSAVSDQISHFFAHSNKLRPNDFRALTHIATADAEGSPLTAGQLRTLLGVSPAAITYLVERMIESGHIVREADASDKRRVLLRYSGHGMDVAAGFFAPIGARTRTALADLPNADLEATHRVLTAIVGALREHGTAMAHPDPTG from the coding sequence GTGGCCGAGCGCTCGACCGGAGCGGCGAACCCCAGCCGCGAACGCGAGGGGCTCGAAAGGACCATCGCCCGCGACATCCGGGCACTCAGCGCCGTCTCCGACCAGATCTCGCATTTCTTCGCCCACTCGAACAAACTGCGGCCCAACGACTTCCGCGCCCTCACTCATATCGCGACCGCGGACGCGGAAGGCAGCCCGCTCACCGCCGGGCAACTGCGCACGCTGCTGGGCGTCTCCCCCGCCGCCATCACCTACCTCGTGGAACGGATGATCGAGTCGGGCCATATCGTGCGGGAAGCCGACGCGAGCGACAAGCGCCGCGTCCTGCTGCGCTACAGCGGCCACGGGATGGACGTGGCCGCGGGATTCTTCGCCCCGATCGGCGCGCGGACCCGCACCGCGCTGGCCGATCTGCCCAACGCCGATCTCGAGGCCACCCACCGGGTGTTGACCGCCATCGTCGGCGCACTGCGCGAGCACGGCACGGCGATGGCGCATCCGGACCCAACGGGCTGA
- a CDS encoding MMPL family transporter translates to MAGRRGWLVLLAVVVAAVAILGLSGGNESSGTAPKSLPDNAEAARVQQLLPGFPGGDSAAAVLIVTRADGADLTAADHAAADAALTRMRGDAPGAGVVVAPDRRAALGQVPVSAQLNGFALTDRIDQLRAAARSGAPAELRLRVTGGPAFGADIADSFSGANTLLLAVTAAVVMVLLIATYRSPVLWLVPLSVVAVADRVAASVGNLLAQASGLTFDGSTSGITSVLVFGAGTNYALLLVSRYRDELHRTEDHREALRIAVRRAGPAVLASNLTVVLALLTLLLALLPNTRALGAFGAAGLLIAAIFVLTALPPALALCGRKVFWPFVPRPDGRDAARSGAWYTLAERVVRRPAAVVAGTLVVLAACAAALPFAHVGLAQSEQFRVRAESVDGLRALGEHFSSGASDPAIVVARTEAAPRVQAVLDRTPGVVRATPGGVSASGSTRWSVVFDAPPASAAAFATVARLRAGLAEVPDAQALVGGSDAVASDTRDAARRDQLLIIPLILAVVLIVLLVLLRAVPAALVLVGVTVLSALAALGIGSLLSAHLFGFPALDTNVPLFAFLFLVALGVDYTIFLVTRAREETPGHGVTGGIVRAVASTGGVITSAGVVLAAVFAVLGVLPLITLTQLGIVVGLGILLDTFVVRTVVIPALFALIGRPIWWPGRWMREAAPDAREGSEPSRAR, encoded by the coding sequence GTGGCGGGTCGCAGGGGCTGGCTCGTGCTGCTGGCCGTGGTGGTCGCCGCCGTCGCTATCCTCGGCCTCTCCGGCGGGAACGAGTCGAGCGGCACGGCGCCGAAATCGTTGCCGGACAACGCCGAAGCCGCCCGCGTGCAGCAGCTGCTGCCTGGCTTTCCCGGCGGAGACTCCGCCGCCGCGGTGCTGATCGTCACCCGGGCCGACGGCGCCGATCTGACCGCCGCGGACCACGCCGCGGCCGATGCGGCCCTCACGCGAATGCGTGGTGACGCCCCCGGTGCCGGTGTGGTGGTGGCGCCGGACCGGCGTGCCGCGCTCGGGCAGGTCCCGGTGTCCGCGCAGCTCAACGGCTTCGCGCTGACCGACCGGATCGACCAATTGCGTGCCGCGGCGCGCAGCGGCGCACCGGCCGAGCTGAGATTGCGGGTCACCGGTGGTCCGGCCTTCGGGGCCGATATCGCCGATTCCTTCTCCGGCGCGAATACGCTGCTGCTCGCGGTCACGGCCGCCGTGGTGATGGTGCTGCTGATCGCCACGTATCGGTCTCCGGTGCTGTGGCTGGTTCCGCTGTCGGTGGTGGCGGTCGCCGACCGGGTCGCCGCCTCGGTCGGCAACCTCCTGGCGCAGGCGAGCGGGCTGACCTTCGACGGCTCGACTTCGGGGATCACCAGCGTGCTGGTATTCGGCGCCGGGACGAACTACGCACTGCTGCTGGTATCGCGGTATCGCGATGAGCTGCACCGGACCGAGGATCATCGGGAGGCGCTGCGCATCGCGGTGCGCCGGGCCGGTCCCGCGGTGCTGGCCAGTAATCTGACCGTGGTCCTGGCCTTGCTGACATTGCTGCTGGCCCTGCTGCCCAACACCCGGGCGCTGGGCGCCTTCGGTGCGGCGGGCCTGTTGATCGCGGCGATCTTCGTGCTGACGGCGCTGCCGCCGGCCCTGGCCCTGTGTGGCCGAAAGGTGTTCTGGCCCTTCGTGCCCCGCCCCGACGGCCGGGACGCGGCGCGATCCGGTGCCTGGTACACGCTCGCCGAGCGGGTGGTCCGGCGTCCGGCGGCGGTCGTGGCCGGGACGCTCGTCGTCCTGGCGGCGTGTGCCGCCGCGCTCCCGTTCGCTCATGTCGGACTCGCGCAATCGGAGCAATTCCGGGTGCGGGCGGAATCGGTCGACGGGCTGCGCGCGCTCGGCGAGCACTTCTCCTCCGGCGCGAGCGATCCCGCGATCGTGGTGGCGAGAACGGAGGCCGCGCCCCGAGTGCAGGCGGTCCTCGATCGAACCCCGGGGGTGGTGCGGGCGACGCCGGGCGGGGTGTCGGCGAGCGGATCGACGCGCTGGTCGGTGGTGTTCGACGCGCCACCGGCTTCGGCGGCGGCCTTCGCCACCGTGGCGCGTCTGCGTGCGGGACTGGCCGAGGTGCCGGACGCGCAGGCCCTGGTGGGCGGATCGGATGCGGTCGCATCCGACACCCGTGACGCGGCCCGGCGCGATCAGCTGCTGATCATCCCGCTGATCCTGGCGGTGGTGTTGATCGTGCTGCTGGTGCTGCTGCGGGCGGTGCCGGCCGCGCTGGTGCTGGTCGGGGTCACCGTGTTGAGCGCGCTGGCCGCGCTGGGCATCGGAAGTCTGCTCAGCGCACACCTTTTCGGGTTCCCGGCGCTGGACACCAACGTGCCGCTGTTCGCATTCCTGTTCCTCGTCGCGCTGGGGGTGGACTACACGATCTTCCTGGTCACCCGTGCTCGTGAGGAAACCCCCGGCCACGGGGTGACCGGCGGCATCGTGCGTGCGGTGGCCTCCACCGGCGGTGTCATCACCAGCGCGGGCGTCGTCCTGGCCGCGGTGTTCGCCGTGCTCGGCGTCCTGCCGCTGATCACCCTGACCCAGCTGGGCATCGTGGTCGGCCTCGGCATTCTGCTCGATACCTTCGTGGTCCGCACCGTCGTCATTCCGGCGCTTTTCGCCCTCATCGGCCGGCCGATCTGGTGGCCGGGACGCTGGATGCGGGAGGCGGCGCCGGATGCGCGGGAGGGATCCGAACCGTCGCGCGCCAGGTGA
- a CDS encoding PadR family transcriptional regulator, which produces MGKQMTELLKGTLEGIVLAILSLRSAYGYEITAWLREQGFSDIAEGTVYALLVRIEKRGLVDVEKVPSEKGPPRKVYSLNTQGREYLDEFWRTWSFLSERLEQLHEGGK; this is translated from the coding sequence GTGGGCAAGCAGATGACAGAGCTGCTGAAGGGCACGCTGGAGGGCATCGTGCTGGCGATCCTGTCGTTGCGATCCGCATACGGCTACGAGATCACCGCGTGGCTGCGTGAGCAGGGCTTCTCCGATATCGCCGAGGGCACGGTCTACGCCCTGCTCGTCCGGATCGAGAAGCGCGGCCTCGTCGACGTGGAGAAGGTCCCGTCGGAAAAGGGGCCGCCGCGCAAGGTGTATTCGCTCAACACACAGGGTCGGGAATATCTCGACGAGTTCTGGAGGACCTGGAGCTTCCTCTCCGAACGGCTCGAACAGCTCCACGAAGGAGGGAAATGA
- a CDS encoding DUF1048 domain-containing protein yields MTMSDSNMAAKIISTVIGDIGEKRRWWQYRARVKALPEPYRAAIEAFQRYLMYFGAGGGVSMFDDLADLFEQSAADGLGIRQVVGAEPVEFIEAFGRNYQDESWIRRERDRLRGAIAQAAGEDTGQQNEDVR; encoded by the coding sequence ATGACCATGTCCGACTCGAATATGGCCGCCAAGATCATCTCGACGGTGATCGGTGACATCGGCGAGAAGCGGCGGTGGTGGCAGTACCGGGCGCGGGTCAAAGCGCTTCCCGAGCCCTACCGCGCCGCGATCGAGGCATTCCAGCGATATCTGATGTATTTCGGTGCGGGCGGCGGTGTTTCGATGTTCGATGACCTCGCCGATCTGTTCGAGCAGAGCGCGGCGGACGGGCTCGGGATCCGGCAGGTCGTCGGGGCGGAACCGGTGGAGTTCATCGAGGCATTCGGCCGCAACTACCAGGACGAGTCGTGGATCAGGCGGGAGCGGGATCGGCTGCGCGGCGCCATCGCGCAGGCCGCCGGCGAAGACACCGGACAACAGAACGAGGACGTTCGATGA
- a CDS encoding ABC transporter ATP-binding protein gives MTTAQAPAIRVRGLEKSYKQLNVLRGVDFDVARGSIFALLGSNGAGKTTVVKILATLLKADAGTAGVNGFDVATEAMRVRESISLTGQFAAVDEILSGRENLVLVARLRHLRNPGAVADDLLARFALTDAAARKVSTYSGGMRRRLDIAMSLIGDPPVVFLDEPTTGLDPQARLEVWRAVAELAERGTTVLLTTQYLEEAEHLADRIAILHEGRIIVNGTLAELERLHPPAEVEYVEKKPTLEDIFFAIVGDRGVSAQK, from the coding sequence ATGACGACAGCACAAGCGCCGGCCATCCGGGTGCGGGGTCTGGAGAAATCCTACAAGCAGCTGAATGTGCTGCGCGGGGTGGATTTCGACGTTGCGCGCGGCAGCATCTTCGCACTGCTGGGCTCCAACGGAGCAGGAAAGACCACGGTCGTGAAAATCCTCGCGACGCTGCTGAAGGCCGATGCGGGCACGGCCGGTGTCAACGGGTTCGACGTCGCCACCGAGGCGATGCGCGTGCGGGAGTCCATCAGTCTCACCGGGCAATTCGCCGCTGTCGACGAAATCCTCAGCGGGCGTGAGAATCTCGTACTGGTAGCCCGGCTTCGGCATCTGCGGAATCCGGGTGCGGTCGCGGACGATCTGCTCGCGCGTTTCGCCCTGACCGACGCGGCCGCGCGGAAGGTGTCGACGTATTCCGGTGGTATGCGCCGGCGTCTCGATATCGCGATGAGCCTCATCGGGGATCCGCCGGTGGTCTTTCTCGACGAGCCGACGACCGGGCTCGACCCGCAGGCGCGTCTCGAGGTGTGGCGGGCCGTGGCCGAACTCGCCGAGCGCGGTACCACCGTCCTGCTCACGACGCAGTACCTGGAGGAGGCCGAACACCTCGCCGACCGGATCGCCATCCTGCACGAGGGCCGGATCATCGTGAACGGCACCCTGGCCGAACTCGAGCGGCTGCACCCGCCGGCCGAGGTCGAATATGTCGAGAAGAAGCCGACGCTCGAAGACATCTTCTTCGCCATCGTCGGTGACCGTGGCGTCAGCGCGCAGAAGTGA
- a CDS encoding ABC transporter permease, whose protein sequence is MTKHFLGDTAVLLGRSLRHITRSMDTIITTVVMPIAFLLLFVYVFGGAINAGTHSYVQYLLPGILLITVASGIAYTAFRLFQDKNNGIFERFQSMPIARSSVLWAHVLTSLVANLISLVVVVLVALLMGFRSGAGVGAWLAIAGILMLFTLALTWIAVIPGLTASTPDGASAFSYPLIFLPFISSAFVPTATMPGPVRAFAEHQPVTSIVNAIRDLFTQQPVGTGIWIALGWCAGILVVAYIAAMAAYRRRIS, encoded by the coding sequence ATGACGAAGCATTTCCTCGGTGACACCGCCGTCCTGCTGGGACGGTCCCTGCGCCACATCACGCGCAGCATGGACACGATCATCACGACCGTGGTCATGCCGATCGCGTTCCTGCTGCTGTTCGTCTACGTGTTCGGCGGCGCGATCAACGCGGGCACCCATTCGTATGTGCAATATCTGCTGCCGGGCATTCTGCTCATCACGGTGGCGTCGGGTATCGCCTACACCGCGTTCCGATTGTTCCAGGACAAGAACAACGGCATCTTCGAGCGGTTCCAGTCCATGCCGATCGCGCGGTCGTCGGTGCTGTGGGCGCACGTGCTGACGTCACTCGTCGCGAATCTGATCTCACTCGTGGTCGTCGTGCTCGTCGCGCTGCTCATGGGATTTCGCTCCGGCGCCGGAGTAGGGGCCTGGCTGGCGATCGCCGGGATCCTGATGTTGTTCACACTGGCGCTGACGTGGATCGCCGTCATCCCGGGTCTCACCGCGAGCACTCCGGACGGCGCGAGCGCGTTCTCCTACCCGCTGATCTTCCTCCCGTTCATCAGCTCGGCCTTCGTGCCCACCGCGACGATGCCCGGCCCGGTGCGCGCCTTCGCCGAACATCAGCCGGTGACCTCGATCGTCAACGCGATCCGAGACCTGTTCACCCAGCAGCCGGTCGGTACCGGGATCTGGATCGCGCTGGGCTGGTGCGCCGGCATCCTGGTCGTCGCCTATATCGCGGCCATGGCCGCATACCGCCGCCGGATCTCCTAG
- a CDS encoding VOC family protein: MRGINHVVLYVSELRRSLAFYEDVLEFRRLPESFPGAAFLRHAGSANDHDLGLFQARGGPAPVAGSVGLYHVAWEVETLSELESLQRRLVDAGALTGASDHASTKALYGRDPDGIEFEVCWLVPDEHVERALGPGAAMTAPLDIAAEIARYGASTPGGPRTDPQVWMRVAANRAAQR; encoded by the coding sequence ATGCGTGGGATCAATCATGTGGTGCTGTACGTATCGGAGTTGCGGCGCAGTCTCGCGTTCTACGAGGACGTGCTCGAATTCCGGCGTCTGCCCGAGAGCTTCCCCGGAGCTGCCTTTCTGCGACACGCGGGATCGGCCAACGATCACGATCTCGGGCTGTTCCAAGCGCGCGGCGGGCCGGCCCCGGTCGCCGGGTCGGTCGGCCTCTACCATGTCGCCTGGGAGGTGGAGACGCTGTCCGAACTCGAGTCGCTGCAGCGGCGCCTGGTGGATGCCGGGGCCCTGACCGGCGCGTCGGATCACGCGTCGACCAAGGCGCTGTACGGACGTGACCCCGACGGTATCGAGTTCGAGGTGTGCTGGCTGGTGCCCGACGAGCATGTGGAGCGGGCATTGGGACCCGGCGCCGCGATGACAGCTCCCCTCGATATCGCGGCCGAGATCGCCCGCTACGGTGCGTCGACTCCCGGTGGCCCGCGTACCGACCCGCAGGTGTGGATGCGAGTCGCGGCGAACCGCGCCGCGCAGCGCTGA